Proteins encoded together in one Streptomyces sp. NA04227 window:
- a CDS encoding ATP-binding protein, which yields MTRQIRGAGSTGRQGGRPHLPRPGGTARTDGRAELVRTLRRADLRAVPGVRREIRELVSGWGKSATADTAELLTSELVTNALVHTEGDAVLTVRLEAHQLRVEVRDFARRRPEPRAARADHDTNGRGLHLVRSLARSWGVDPDGQGKTVWFELRDES from the coding sequence ATGACGAGGCAGATACGAGGAGCCGGTTCCACCGGACGACAGGGCGGGCGGCCACATCTGCCGCGCCCCGGGGGAACGGCACGGACCGACGGTCGTGCGGAGCTGGTAAGGACACTCAGACGCGCGGATCTACGCGCGGTGCCCGGTGTCCGGCGGGAGATACGCGAACTGGTCTCCGGCTGGGGCAAGTCGGCCACGGCCGACACCGCCGAGCTCCTGACCAGCGAACTGGTCACCAACGCCCTGGTGCACACCGAGGGGGACGCGGTCCTCACGGTGCGCCTGGAGGCTCACCAACTCCGAGTGGAGGTAAGGGACTTCGCCCGGCGCAGGCCGGAGCCGCGTGCGGCCAGGGCCGACCACGACACCAATGGCCGGGGGCTGCACCTGGTGCGCTCGCTCGCGCGTTCCTGGGGCGTCGACCCGGACGGGCAGGGCAAGACGGTGTGGTTCGAACTCCGCGACGAAAGCTGA
- a CDS encoding GntR family transcriptional regulator: protein MEKAVAYGAGATRGPSGAGMDGVSGPGGIAGTPVAGLAAVPSPEASGADESRYRPVGRVPTQPGPAQDQVPLQGRTPRRDQVPAQPTPTPTPTQPRTPTEGGAAPGADAESPRRVVRRNSVRGQILDALRSALVEGELLPGQVYSAPALAQRFGVSATPVREAMQQLHTEGAVEVVPNRGFRVLERTPRELTELAEVRALIEVPVMLDLAHSVPAEDWASLRPQAEATVRAAARGDFAGYAESDRAFHRAMLSLSGNLQLVQVAEDLHRRAQWPLVSGPSPRRRADLLADASEHTALLDALVARDLRVVQELVREHFAGAAG from the coding sequence GTGGAGAAGGCAGTCGCGTACGGCGCCGGTGCCACTCGTGGTCCCTCGGGGGCCGGGATGGACGGTGTGAGCGGGCCCGGCGGCATCGCGGGGACGCCGGTCGCGGGACTCGCGGCGGTTCCTTCGCCGGAGGCCTCCGGCGCCGATGAGAGTCGGTACCGTCCGGTCGGACGTGTCCCCACCCAACCCGGCCCGGCGCAGGACCAGGTTCCGCTCCAGGGCCGGACGCCGCGTCGCGATCAGGTACCGGCGCAGCCGACCCCGACCCCGACCCCGACCCAGCCCCGGACCCCGACCGAGGGCGGGGCCGCGCCGGGAGCCGATGCCGAGTCCCCCCGTCGTGTCGTACGGCGGAACTCGGTGCGCGGGCAGATCCTGGACGCGCTCCGAAGTGCGCTGGTGGAAGGGGAGTTGCTGCCCGGCCAGGTGTACTCGGCGCCCGCGCTCGCGCAGCGGTTCGGTGTCTCGGCGACCCCGGTGCGCGAGGCCATGCAGCAGTTGCACACGGAGGGCGCCGTCGAGGTGGTGCCCAACCGCGGTTTCCGGGTGCTGGAGCGCACGCCGCGTGAGCTGACCGAACTGGCCGAGGTGCGGGCCCTGATCGAGGTGCCGGTGATGCTGGACCTTGCTCACAGCGTCCCCGCCGAGGACTGGGCCTCGCTGCGTCCGCAGGCGGAGGCGACCGTACGGGCCGCCGCCCGGGGCGACTTCGCCGGGTACGCCGAGTCCGACCGGGCCTTCCATCGCGCCATGCTCTCGCTCTCCGGCAATCTGCAACTGGTGCAGGTCGCCGAGGATCTGCACCGGCGCGCCCAGTGGCCGCTGGTCAGCGGCCCGAGCCCGCGCAGGCGCGCCGATCTGCTCGCCGACGCCTCCGAGCACACCGCCCTGCTCGACGCCCTGGTCGCCCGTGACCTGCGCGTGGTGCAGGAACTGGTCCGCGAGCACTTCGCGGGCGCGGCGGGCTGA
- a CDS encoding (2Fe-2S)-binding protein yields the protein MPQDVTVSRSAPAHRTALSHAYARLDEVCPWLRVTELAEDERLPEGPGWVTVAELAAGGAALDTYLAWDAAQIRRDYGQQGRPDVIAGFGLHRYAWYGCLLLTVPWFLDRRVPRLPVSEVTFHREQGHLALRTGSFACLPDDPAAHQPGARVVADEEALRTELLAALTEHLTPLLDRFGPLMRRRGRSLWGTATDEITDGLWTLGRMLGEEQRAREELTLLLPGGTLPYAGSAAFRELPAAPGRAPELTRDRITCCLFYTLRPEEICQTCPRICDAERLARRTRSAALAG from the coding sequence ATGCCCCAGGACGTCACCGTGTCCCGCTCCGCCCCCGCTCACCGCACCGCACTGTCGCACGCCTACGCACGCCTCGACGAGGTGTGCCCCTGGCTGCGTGTGACCGAGCTCGCCGAGGACGAACGGCTGCCGGAGGGCCCGGGCTGGGTGACCGTCGCCGAGCTGGCGGCGGGCGGCGCGGCCCTGGACACGTATCTCGCCTGGGACGCGGCACAGATCCGGCGCGACTACGGACAGCAGGGACGGCCCGACGTGATCGCCGGTTTCGGCCTGCACCGCTATGCCTGGTACGGCTGTCTGCTGCTCACCGTGCCCTGGTTCCTGGACCGCCGTGTGCCGCGCCTGCCGGTGTCGGAGGTCACCTTCCACCGTGAGCAGGGGCACCTGGCCCTGCGGACCGGATCCTTCGCCTGTCTGCCCGACGATCCGGCAGCGCACCAGCCGGGGGCCCGGGTGGTCGCCGACGAGGAGGCGCTGCGCACGGAACTGCTCGCGGCGCTCACCGAGCACCTCACCCCGCTGCTCGACCGCTTCGGCCCCCTGATGCGCCGCCGCGGCAGGTCGCTGTGGGGCACGGCCACCGACGAGATCACCGACGGGCTGTGGACGCTCGGCCGGATGCTCGGCGAGGAGCAGCGGGCCCGCGAGGAGCTGACCCTGCTGCTGCCGGGCGGCACCCTCCCCTACGCGGGTTCGGCCGCCTTCCGCGAACTGCCCGCGGCCCCCGGCCGGGCGCCCGAGCTCACCCGGGACCGGATCACCTGCTGCCTCTTCTACACCCTGCGCCCCGAAGAGATCTGCCAGACCTGCCCGCGTATCTGCGACGCGGAACGGCTCGCCCGCCGCACCCGCTCGGCCGCCCTCGCGGGCTGA
- a CDS encoding pyruvate dehydrogenase, with the protein MARQNIAEQFVDILARAGVRRLYGVVGDSLNPVVDAVRRHPAMDWVHVRHEESAAFAAGAEAQITGRLAACAGSCGPGNLHLINGLYDAHRSMAPVLALASHIPSSEIGLSYFQETHPDQLFRECSHYSEMISSPKQMPRLLQTAIQHAVGQGGVGVVTLPGDVADQPAPERAMEHALVTSRPTVRPGDAEIERLAAMIDEADKVTLFCGSGTAGAHAEVMRFAEKIKSPVGHALRGKEFIQYDNPFDVGMSGMLGYGAAYEATHECDLLILLGTDFPYNAFLPDDVRIAQVDVRPERLGRRSQLDLAVWGDVRETLRCLTPQVSPKTNRRFLDRMLKKHAEALEGVIKAYTRKVDRHVPLHPEYVASLVDELAAQDAVFTVDTGMCNVWAARYLTPNGRRRIIGSFSHGSMANALPQAIGAQFTDRSRQVVSLSGDGGFSMLMGDFLTLVQYDLPVKVVLFNNSSLSMVELEMLVAGLPSYGTANKNPDFAAVARACGAHGVRVEKPKHLAGALKEAFAHPGPALVDVVTDPNALSIPPKIKAEMVTGFALSASKMVLDGGVGRMAQMARSNLRNVPRP; encoded by the coding sequence ATGGCCAGGCAGAACATCGCCGAGCAGTTCGTCGACATCCTGGCGAGGGCGGGCGTGCGGCGGCTGTACGGGGTCGTCGGCGACAGTCTCAACCCGGTGGTGGACGCCGTCCGGCGCCACCCGGCCATGGACTGGGTGCACGTCCGGCACGAGGAGAGCGCCGCGTTCGCCGCCGGGGCCGAGGCACAGATCACCGGACGGCTCGCCGCCTGCGCCGGCTCCTGCGGCCCGGGCAATCTGCACCTCATCAACGGCCTGTACGACGCCCACCGCTCGATGGCACCCGTACTCGCCCTCGCCTCGCACATCCCCTCCAGCGAGATCGGCCTCTCCTACTTCCAGGAAACGCACCCCGACCAGCTCTTCCGTGAGTGCAGCCACTACAGCGAGATGATCTCCAGCCCCAAGCAGATGCCCCGGCTGCTGCAGACCGCGATCCAGCACGCGGTCGGACAGGGCGGGGTCGGCGTGGTCACCCTGCCCGGCGACGTCGCCGACCAACCGGCGCCCGAGCGCGCGATGGAGCATGCCCTGGTCACCTCGCGCCCCACGGTGCGCCCCGGGGACGCGGAGATCGAACGGCTGGCCGCGATGATCGACGAGGCCGACAAGGTGACCCTGTTCTGCGGCAGCGGCACCGCGGGCGCGCACGCCGAGGTGATGCGGTTCGCCGAGAAGATCAAGTCACCGGTCGGACACGCCCTGCGCGGCAAGGAGTTCATCCAGTACGACAACCCGTTCGACGTCGGCATGAGCGGCATGCTCGGCTACGGCGCCGCCTACGAGGCCACCCACGAGTGCGACCTGCTGATCCTGCTCGGCACCGACTTCCCGTACAACGCCTTCCTGCCCGACGACGTGAGGATCGCGCAGGTCGACGTACGGCCCGAGCGGCTCGGGCGACGGTCCCAGCTCGACCTCGCCGTCTGGGGCGACGTACGCGAGACCCTGCGCTGTCTGACGCCGCAGGTCTCGCCGAAGACCAACCGCCGCTTCCTGGACCGGATGCTCAAGAAGCACGCCGAGGCCCTGGAGGGTGTGATCAAGGCGTACACCCGCAAGGTCGACAGGCACGTACCGCTGCACCCCGAGTACGTGGCGTCCCTGGTGGACGAACTCGCGGCACAGGACGCCGTGTTCACCGTCGACACCGGGATGTGCAACGTCTGGGCGGCGCGCTATCTGACGCCCAACGGCCGCCGCCGCATCATCGGTTCCTTCTCGCACGGCTCGATGGCCAACGCCCTGCCGCAGGCGATCGGCGCGCAGTTCACCGACCGCTCCCGCCAGGTGGTGTCGCTGTCCGGCGACGGCGGATTCTCCATGCTGATGGGGGACTTCCTCACCCTGGTGCAGTACGACCTGCCGGTGAAGGTGGTGCTGTTCAACAACTCCTCCCTGTCCATGGTGGAGTTGGAGATGCTCGTCGCCGGTCTGCCCTCGTACGGGACGGCCAACAAGAACCCCGACTTCGCCGCGGTGGCCCGTGCCTGCGGTGCGCACGGGGTGCGGGTGGAGAAGCCGAAGCACCTGGCCGGCGCCCTCAAGGAGGCCTTCGCGCACCCCGGGCCCGCCCTCGTCGACGTGGTCACCGACCCCAACGCGCTGTCCATCCCGCCGAAGATCAAGGCCGAGATGGTCACCGGCTTCGCCCTGTCCGCCTCGAAGATGGTGCTCGACGGCGGCGTCGGCCGCATGGCGCAGATGGCGCGTTCCAACCTCCGTAACGTGCCGCGCCCTTGA
- a CDS encoding neutral/alkaline ceramidase, protein MARNDRSGRSRRTVLKAGAGTGIGLAAGAVAGTVPARAQTRGGAPEAAAGEGGYLVGRGIADATGEIAEVGLMGYGRFDQQAEGLHTRLRARSFVVVDRASGSRVLLCVVDSPMIFESVHQAVLRELQARFGELYTHRNVMLTATHTHAGPGGCSHHVLYNLTTFGFHEKTFQAVVDGIVESAERAHADLAPSQLVLTHTELTDVSANRSRAAFERNKADIKRYFPDAIDPLSTLLRVERDGEAVGAVNWFPVHGTSMSGDNRYVSADNKGCAAHHWEREVAGVDYLADGPPAFVSAFAQTNSGDMSPNTDLQPPTTPADFARTRQSGLRQYEAAAGQLTDRGREMTGPVDARLVYVDLSDVVVRPEFTGDGLSHRTSSPCIGAAMAAGSVEDGPAFPGFAEGENPFWDAVSDSLVYEASPALKEAQAPKGIFVPVGEINKVWPWVQEQVPVQLVRIGRLYLIGIPGEVTIGAGYRLRTAVAEAVGAELEDVLVAGYANSYIHYVTTPEEYDAQHYEGGSTLFGRWQLPALTQTAVELADALREGREVPLGPVAPDLSKGQLALQPGVVLDAPPLLKRFGQVQVQPLETYAAGQRVEVVFVGAHPGNDLHRGGTFLEVQRLADGDWRTVADDGDWSTRFRWQRDGIAASKVTVTWDVPEGTTPGSYRVRYHGEAKPLIGKIESFSGTSAIFRVR, encoded by the coding sequence ATGGCGAGGAACGACCGTTCCGGACGCAGCAGGCGTACGGTCCTGAAGGCGGGAGCCGGCACGGGGATCGGCCTCGCGGCCGGGGCCGTGGCGGGCACGGTGCCCGCGCGGGCGCAGACGCGCGGCGGGGCACCGGAGGCCGCGGCGGGCGAGGGCGGGTATCTGGTGGGCCGCGGCATCGCGGACGCCACCGGTGAGATCGCCGAGGTGGGCCTGATGGGCTACGGGCGCTTCGACCAGCAGGCCGAGGGGCTGCACACCCGGCTGCGGGCGCGCTCGTTCGTGGTCGTCGACCGGGCGAGCGGCAGCCGGGTCCTGCTCTGTGTGGTCGACTCCCCGATGATCTTCGAGAGTGTGCACCAGGCCGTACTGCGTGAACTCCAGGCGCGCTTCGGCGAGTTGTACACCCACCGGAACGTGATGCTGACCGCCACGCACACCCACGCGGGCCCCGGTGGCTGTTCGCACCACGTCCTGTACAACCTCACCACCTTCGGCTTCCACGAGAAGACCTTCCAAGCGGTGGTGGACGGCATCGTCGAGTCGGCCGAGCGCGCCCACGCCGACCTCGCCCCGAGCCAACTCGTCCTGACGCACACGGAGTTGACGGATGTCAGTGCCAACAGGTCACGGGCGGCGTTCGAGCGGAACAAGGCCGACATCAAGCGGTACTTCCCGGACGCCATCGACCCGCTGAGCACGCTGCTGCGCGTCGAGCGCGACGGCGAGGCGGTCGGCGCCGTCAACTGGTTCCCCGTGCACGGCACCAGCATGTCCGGGGACAACCGCTACGTCAGCGCCGACAACAAGGGCTGTGCGGCCCACCATTGGGAGCGCGAGGTGGCGGGCGTCGACTACCTGGCGGACGGCCCGCCGGCCTTCGTCAGCGCCTTCGCACAGACCAACAGCGGCGACATGTCACCCAACACCGACCTCCAGCCGCCCACCACTCCGGCCGACTTCGCGCGGACACGGCAGAGCGGACTGCGCCAGTACGAGGCGGCGGCGGGCCAACTGACCGACCGGGGAAGGGAGATGACCGGGCCGGTCGACGCACGGCTCGTCTATGTCGACCTGTCCGATGTGGTGGTGCGGCCGGAGTTCACCGGCGACGGGCTCTCGCACCGGACCTCGTCCCCGTGCATCGGTGCCGCCATGGCCGCCGGCAGCGTCGAGGACGGCCCGGCCTTCCCCGGCTTCGCCGAGGGCGAGAACCCCTTCTGGGACGCGGTCAGCGACTCCCTCGTCTACGAGGCCTCGCCCGCCCTGAAGGAGGCGCAGGCGCCGAAGGGCATCTTCGTTCCGGTCGGCGAGATCAACAAGGTCTGGCCGTGGGTGCAGGAGCAGGTGCCCGTACAGCTCGTGCGGATCGGGCGGTTGTACCTGATCGGCATCCCCGGCGAGGTGACCATCGGCGCCGGGTACCGGTTGCGGACGGCGGTGGCCGAGGCGGTGGGCGCGGAACTCGAGGACGTCCTGGTCGCCGGGTACGCCAACTCCTACATCCACTACGTGACGACGCCCGAGGAGTACGACGCCCAGCACTACGAGGGCGGCAGCACCCTGTTCGGACGCTGGCAGCTCCCGGCGCTCACCCAGACGGCGGTGGAGCTGGCCGACGCCCTGCGCGAGGGAAGGGAGGTGCCACTCGGCCCTGTGGCCCCCGACCTCTCGAAGGGTCAACTCGCGCTCCAGCCCGGCGTGGTGCTCGACGCGCCTCCGCTGCTCAAGCGGTTCGGCCAGGTCCAGGTGCAGCCGCTGGAGACGTACGCGGCCGGGCAGCGCGTCGAGGTCGTGTTCGTCGGCGCGCACCCGGGCAACGACCTGCACCGCGGCGGCACCTTCCTGGAGGTGCAGCGCCTCGCCGACGGCGACTGGCGGACGGTGGCCGACGACGGCGACTGGTCCACCAGGTTCCGCTGGCAGCGCGACGGCATCGCCGCCTCCAAGGTCACCGTCACCTGGGACGTCCCCGAGGGCACGACTCCCGGCAGCTACCGGGTGCGTTACCACGGCGAGGCGAAGCCGCTCATCGGGAAGATCGAGTCGTTCAGCGGGACTTCGGCGATCTTCCGAGTGCGCTGA
- a CDS encoding DUF456 domain-containing protein: protein MGAWELLLVAAVMLIGLAGVLVPGVPGSWFVWAAVVWWALQDPHGLAWAVVGGATAVLLVTQAVRWQLPPRRLRASGADRRMIVSAGAGALIGFFVLPVVGALPGFLLGGYLSERLRLGGHGRAVAATRTAMRHGGSDVLTELFACLLIMGAWLGALMWGP, encoded by the coding sequence ATGGGAGCGTGGGAACTCCTGCTGGTCGCGGCCGTGATGCTGATCGGCCTCGCGGGGGTACTTGTGCCGGGCGTTCCGGGTTCGTGGTTCGTCTGGGCCGCGGTCGTGTGGTGGGCGCTCCAGGATCCGCACGGCCTGGCCTGGGCCGTGGTCGGCGGCGCCACGGCGGTGCTGCTCGTCACCCAGGCGGTGCGCTGGCAGCTCCCACCGCGGCGGCTGCGCGCCTCGGGCGCCGACCGCCGGATGATCGTCAGCGCGGGTGCGGGAGCCCTGATCGGTTTCTTCGTCCTGCCCGTGGTCGGCGCCCTGCCCGGCTTCCTGCTCGGCGGCTACCTCTCGGAGCGGCTGCGGCTCGGCGGCCACGGCCGGGCCGTCGCCGCGACCCGCACCGCCATGCGCCACGGCGGCTCCGACGTCCTCACCGAGCTCTTCGCCTGCCTGCTGATCATGGGCGCATGGCTGGGCGCGCTGATGTGGGGCCCTTGA
- a CDS encoding DUF2637 domain-containing protein → MTLNDMALYWLVPGATLGVGVAAAVHVRARGASSAKQTGADDSWERSEERRRRKETLYAGFSYVLLFLCAAVAAALSFHGLVGFGQQNLNLSGGWEYLVPFGLDGAAMFCSVLAVREASHGDAALGSRLLVWTFAGAAAWFNWVHAPRGAGHAGAPEFFAGMSLSAAVLFDRALKQTRRAALREKGLVPRPLPQIRIVRWVRAPRETYAAWSLMLLEGVRTLDEAVDEVRDERKIKEQERQQRRDHEKLQKAHIKALGRYGRGGRGGRGGRQVELPQTSAAAPETAAPVAPELPVRARASLAAVGSGKSTTPVVDLTAEDDTMALPRLDSLERKLKDLEQQWA, encoded by the coding sequence ATGACTCTGAACGACATGGCGCTGTACTGGCTGGTGCCGGGGGCCACCCTCGGCGTCGGCGTCGCGGCGGCGGTACACGTACGGGCACGGGGTGCGTCGAGCGCGAAGCAGACCGGCGCGGACGACTCCTGGGAGCGCAGCGAGGAACGCCGCCGCCGCAAGGAGACGCTGTACGCGGGCTTCTCGTACGTGCTGCTCTTCCTCTGTGCCGCGGTCGCCGCCGCGCTGTCCTTCCACGGCCTGGTCGGCTTCGGGCAGCAGAACCTGAACCTGTCCGGCGGCTGGGAGTACCTGGTCCCGTTCGGACTCGACGGCGCCGCGATGTTCTGCTCGGTCCTCGCGGTGCGCGAGGCCAGCCACGGTGACGCGGCGCTCGGCTCCCGGCTCCTGGTGTGGACGTTCGCGGGTGCCGCGGCCTGGTTCAACTGGGTGCACGCGCCGCGCGGCGCCGGGCACGCGGGCGCTCCGGAGTTCTTCGCCGGTATGTCGCTGTCGGCCGCCGTCCTCTTCGACCGCGCGCTGAAGCAGACCCGCCGGGCGGCTCTGCGTGAGAAGGGCCTGGTGCCCCGTCCGCTGCCGCAGATCCGCATCGTGCGCTGGGTGCGCGCGCCGCGGGAGACCTACGCGGCCTGGTCGCTCATGCTGCTCGAAGGCGTCCGCACCCTGGACGAGGCCGTCGACGAGGTGCGCGACGAACGCAAGATCAAGGAGCAGGAGCGCCAGCAGCGCCGCGACCACGAGAAGCTCCAGAAGGCCCACATCAAGGCCCTCGGCCGCTACGGGCGCGGAGGCCGTGGCGGCCGTGGCGGCCGCCAGGTCGAACTGCCGCAGACGAGCGCCGCGGCACCCGAGACCGCCGCTCCGGTGGCGCCCGAACTCCCGGTGCGTGCCCGCGCCTCGCTGGCCGCGGTCGGCAGCGGCAAGAGCACCACGCCGGTCGTCGATCTCACCGCGGAGGACGACACAATGGCCCTGCCGCGCCTCGACTCCCTTGAGCGCAAGCTGAAGGACCTCGAGCAGCAGTGGGCCTGA
- a CDS encoding protein phosphatase 2C domain-containing protein yields MRQQGDRQQGHEDDWWGQLYGEGAQDTGGAHTGDTLDDRFASARDTLGRGRRIPYPSRPTPDGPRGDGTGPETRAPRVPPSYDAVDESALLEPDAELLPEGGALLPGEGALSPGNGELPSEGRELRPDARELRSDEGELPSPPRVSVPGPRSESAAAPAKDPYDDSQRSEGSPEGAGDDRRPTDREVDTDTDINTDINTDINTNAGQSEGSSDARRRGDSGGDTGGDRQEAEPRAEFGPTSVKPRVSEPWWERPEPAVTRDPTLLDLPHAAAPQAPATSPRTEAAPRTEAAPRTEAAPPTPPAAPSQAEPSTPTPHNTPNSREPHGSRTSPPTPPPVTPTPTRPAPAKSKNPNSTPPDFPAPWEPQSVWQQPRTFTTRQPVQEDVRDAEGAKEPQDGAQAVTVDEAAAPDDGRRRITYVGDGPPTYDPEPTTLPAVDPEAMDEVVADTVLDGARYGSGVLRAVSVRGDSARYRGEPRRDSLLTARFGSGDEGLILVAMATGARARPGAHRAAAEACAWIGQAVGRSHKRLADDIRAARRGDLKSGLQRLTDRSLGRLRSRAFELGVEPDGYTATLRCLLLSADPDCRTRVFFGVGGGGLFRLRDGQWEDVEPSPGETGGEALPGFGAVPGQDPRTALGVGAPPSGYTPATERPRDPFRFRASLARPGDVLLLCTAGLAEPLRGEPALGDCLAGRWSAAEVPGLGDFLADAQVRVKGYADDRTAAAVWEA; encoded by the coding sequence ATGAGGCAACAGGGGGACAGGCAGCAGGGCCACGAGGACGACTGGTGGGGCCAGTTGTACGGCGAGGGCGCCCAGGACACCGGCGGCGCACACACCGGCGACACCCTCGACGACCGCTTCGCCTCCGCCCGCGACACCCTCGGCAGGGGCAGGCGGATCCCGTACCCGAGCAGACCGACACCCGACGGCCCCCGGGGTGACGGCACGGGCCCCGAGACACGGGCGCCGCGCGTACCGCCGTCGTACGACGCCGTGGACGAAAGCGCCCTGCTCGAACCCGACGCGGAACTGCTGCCCGAGGGCGGCGCACTCCTACCCGGAGAGGGCGCACTCTCGCCCGGGAACGGTGAACTCCCGTCCGAGGGTCGCGAACTCCGGCCTGACGCACGCGAACTTCGCTCCGACGAAGGTGAACTCCCGTCTCCGCCACGTGTGTCCGTCCCCGGTCCGCGGTCGGAGAGCGCTGCCGCGCCTGCGAAGGACCCGTACGACGACAGTCAGCGCTCCGAGGGGTCGCCGGAGGGCGCGGGCGATGACCGGCGGCCGACCGATCGTGAAGTCGACACCGACACCGACATCAACACCGACATCAACACCGACATCAACACCAACGCCGGTCAGAGCGAAGGCAGTTCGGATGCCCGCCGACGCGGAGACAGCGGAGGAGACACGGGTGGCGATCGCCAAGAGGCCGAGCCGCGCGCGGAGTTCGGCCCGACCTCCGTCAAACCCCGTGTGAGCGAACCCTGGTGGGAGCGCCCGGAACCCGCGGTGACCCGCGACCCCACCCTGCTCGACCTCCCGCACGCCGCAGCGCCCCAGGCGCCTGCGACCTCGCCGCGCACCGAGGCCGCACCGCGCACCGAAGCCGCACCGCGCACCGAGGCCGCACCGCCCACGCCCCCCGCCGCACCATCCCAGGCCGAACCCTCGACGCCCACACCCCACAACACCCCCAACTCCCGCGAGCCTCACGGCAGTCGGACCAGTCCTCCTACGCCACCTCCGGTCACCCCCACCCCCACTCGCCCCGCTCCCGCGAAATCGAAGAACCCGAACTCGACCCCGCCGGACTTCCCCGCCCCCTGGGAGCCGCAGTCCGTCTGGCAGCAGCCGCGGACCTTCACCACGCGGCAGCCCGTACAGGAGGACGTGCGGGACGCGGAGGGCGCGAAGGAACCGCAGGACGGGGCACAGGCGGTCACCGTCGACGAAGCGGCCGCGCCGGACGACGGCCGACGGCGGATCACGTACGTCGGGGACGGGCCGCCCACCTACGACCCCGAACCCACCACCCTCCCCGCCGTCGACCCGGAGGCCATGGACGAGGTGGTGGCCGACACGGTGCTGGACGGCGCCCGGTACGGGTCGGGCGTGCTGCGGGCGGTGTCGGTGCGCGGTGACTCGGCGCGCTATCGCGGGGAGCCGCGCAGGGACAGCCTGCTGACCGCGCGGTTCGGCAGCGGGGACGAGGGGCTGATACTGGTCGCGATGGCCACCGGCGCACGTGCCAGGCCGGGTGCCCACCGGGCGGCGGCCGAGGCCTGCGCCTGGATCGGGCAGGCGGTGGGCCGCAGCCACAAGCGGCTCGCCGACGACATAAGGGCGGCGCGGCGCGGCGACCTCAAGTCGGGACTCCAGCGGCTTACCGACCGCAGCCTCGGCAGGCTGCGCTCCCGCGCCTTCGAACTGGGCGTGGAGCCGGACGGCTACACCGCGACCCTGCGCTGTCTGCTGCTGTCCGCCGACCCCGACTGCCGCACCCGGGTCTTCTTCGGCGTCGGCGGCGGGGGACTGTTCCGGCTGCGCGACGGACAGTGGGAGGACGTCGAACCGAGCCCCGGCGAGACGGGCGGCGAAGCGCTGCCCGGCTTCGGCGCGGTGCCCGGCCAGGACCCCCGTACCGCGCTCGGGGTCGGCGCCCCGCCGAGCGGATACACGCCCGCGACCGAGCGCCCCCGCGACCCCTTCCGGTTCCGGGCCTCGCTGGCCCGGCCGGGTGACGTCCTGCTGCTGTGCACCGCGGGCCTGGCCGAACCCCTGCGCGGCGAACCCGCGCTCGGCGACTGTCTCGCCGGGCGGTGGAGCGCGGCGGAGGTGCCCGGACTCGGCGACTTCCTCGCCGACGCGCAGGTCCGGGTCAAGGGCTACGCCGACGACCGTACGGCCGCCGCCGTGTGGGAGGCGTGA
- a CDS encoding LuxR family transcriptional regulator, which yields MTLGAIGLDEVHESAYRALVAVGAAEVPELARRLMLGEYATERALRRLERQGLAARSSARPGRWVAAPPGVALGALLAQQRGDLERAERVAAQLAEEYRVRAAEPAAHDLVEVVTGAGAVAQRFVQVQVGARHEVCALFTAPGAVEAAARPAPDPAHRGVLRRVVVERSVLSLPVALDEVTAALGREELVRVTDRVPSRLVIADRSLALVPLTGRAAEPAALLVHPSGLLDTLLALFESVWREALPLRLGAGGPVSEQEPAAPDATDLEILSLLLAGLTDASVAKQLDLGLRTVQRRVKRLMELTGVTTRLQLGWHAYERQWIARIPGQRTASPRS from the coding sequence GTGACGCTCGGTGCGATAGGTCTGGACGAGGTGCACGAGTCGGCGTACCGCGCGCTGGTCGCGGTGGGCGCGGCGGAAGTGCCGGAGCTGGCGCGGCGGTTGATGCTCGGCGAGTACGCCACCGAGCGCGCCCTGCGCCGACTGGAGCGGCAGGGTCTGGCGGCCCGCTCCTCGGCGCGGCCCGGCCGGTGGGTCGCCGCGCCGCCGGGGGTCGCCCTCGGTGCGCTGCTCGCCCAGCAGCGCGGCGATCTGGAGCGCGCGGAGCGGGTCGCCGCCCAGCTCGCCGAGGAGTACCGGGTCCGCGCCGCGGAACCGGCCGCGCACGATCTGGTGGAGGTGGTCACCGGGGCGGGCGCGGTGGCGCAGCGCTTCGTCCAGGTTCAGGTGGGCGCGCGGCACGAGGTCTGTGCGCTGTTCACGGCGCCCGGAGCGGTCGAGGCCGCGGCCCGGCCCGCGCCGGATCCGGCGCACCGGGGCGTCCTGCGCCGGGTCGTGGTGGAGCGCTCGGTGCTCTCGCTGCCGGTCGCGCTCGACGAGGTGACCGCGGCACTGGGCCGCGAGGAACTGGTGCGGGTGACCGACCGGGTGCCCTCGCGGCTGGTGATCGCCGACCGCTCGCTCGCCCTGGTGCCACTGACCGGGCGGGCCGCCGAACCCGCCGCGCTGCTCGTGCACCCGAGCGGTCTGCTCGACACGCTGCTCGCCCTGTTCGAGTCGGTCTGGCGGGAGGCGCTCCCACTGCGGCTCGGGGCGGGCGGGCCGGTGTCCGAGCAGGAGCCCGCCGCTCCGGACGCCACCGATCTGGAGATCCTCTCGCTGCTGCTCGCCGGTCTCACCGACGCCAGTGTGGCCAAGCAGCTGGACCTGGGGCTGCGCACCGTGCAGCGCCGCGTCAAGCGCCTGATGGAACTGACCGGGGTGACCACCCGGCTCCAGCTCGGCTGGCATGCCTACGAGCGGCAGTGGATCGCCCGGATCCCCGGGCAGCGAACCGCCTCTCCGAGGTCGTGA